In Effusibacillus pohliae DSM 22757, a single window of DNA contains:
- a CDS encoding aldehyde dehydrogenase family protein, whose translation MIPAILAGNTVVVKPATDCPLTVLACLKVIEPHFPPGVINVVTGSGTLVGEELCSDPRVRTIAFTGSTETGKRIMSLSAGTVKKLYMELGGNDPALILPDAVLDQTAMQRFRMGILRAAGQVCSAIKRVYVHESRYDEFVVKLTKEFQRVVVGNGIQPDATMGPINNRSQFDFVTGLIDRTRQLGANVVTAGQKLDPDTWEEGYFILPTIVTGIDQQHELVRVEQFGPVIPILAYSDIEEAIRMANDTEFGLRASVWTADEAKAIELADQLEAGAVFHNNHTIFQDLRLDFPGFKESGLSRETRWCGLELFADSYGLAN comes from the coding sequence GTGATTCCTGCCATTCTCGCGGGGAACACGGTGGTTGTAAAACCGGCAACCGATTGCCCACTAACCGTTTTGGCTTGTCTGAAAGTGATTGAACCTCATTTTCCTCCCGGAGTGATCAATGTGGTTACAGGTTCGGGGACGCTGGTAGGGGAAGAATTGTGCAGTGATCCACGCGTCAGGACCATTGCATTTACAGGCAGTACGGAAACAGGAAAACGAATCATGAGTTTATCGGCAGGAACTGTGAAGAAACTGTATATGGAACTCGGCGGAAACGATCCGGCACTTATCCTTCCGGATGCGGTTCTGGACCAAACCGCAATGCAGCGTTTTCGCATGGGGATTTTGCGAGCTGCCGGGCAGGTGTGTTCCGCCATAAAACGTGTGTATGTACATGAATCCCGCTATGACGAATTCGTTGTGAAATTGACGAAAGAATTCCAGCGTGTGGTGGTGGGGAACGGGATTCAACCGGATGCCACAATGGGACCGATCAACAACAGATCCCAATTCGATTTTGTGACGGGACTGATCGATCGAACCAGGCAATTGGGCGCCAACGTTGTGACCGCCGGGCAAAAGCTGGATCCCGATACGTGGGAAGAAGGATATTTTATACTCCCGACCATTGTGACAGGTATCGACCAGCAGCATGAATTGGTCAGGGTGGAACAATTCGGGCCTGTGATTCCAATTCTCGCCTACTCCGATATCGAAGAGGCGATCCGGATGGCAAACGATACCGAGTTTGGTTTGCGGGCATCTGTCTGGACCGCTGACGAAGCGAAGGCGATCGAACTGGCGGACCAGTTGGAAGCGGGTGCTGTATTCCATAACAATCACACGATTTTTCAGGATCTTCGCCTTGATTTTCCCGGATTTAAGGAAAGCGGGCTGAGCCGGGAAACCAGATGGTGCGGATTGGAACTGTTTGCGGATTCCTATGGATTGGCGAACTGA
- a CDS encoding aspartate dehydrogenase, whose product MKIGLIGCGNIGRFLLQTLNMDRVLPDCRIEAVYDARTNRLKHEAETYGVSSFNDFIAFIQSGIDLVIEAANIQVVQEYAPDIVKNGKDLLIVSVGALADVAFYDRLVQLCKTHGSKIYLPSGAIGGLDVVKAAMALGELDSVSITTRKPPQALGKEPIADELVLFEGSAEEAIKMFPQNINVSIILSLAGIGGEKTRVTIIADPKVRRNNHFIEAAGSFGKITVNLENNPMPNNPKTSYLAALSVLATLKNQNEVTRIG is encoded by the coding sequence ATGAAAATAGGTCTGATTGGATGCGGAAATATCGGCAGATTTCTATTGCAGACCCTTAATATGGACAGAGTTCTACCGGACTGCCGGATTGAAGCGGTCTACGATGCGAGGACCAATCGATTGAAACATGAAGCTGAAACATATGGTGTCAGTTCTTTCAATGATTTTATCGCGTTTATTCAATCGGGCATCGACCTTGTTATCGAAGCGGCAAATATCCAGGTTGTGCAGGAATATGCTCCTGACATTGTCAAAAACGGAAAGGATTTGCTGATCGTCAGTGTCGGAGCACTCGCGGATGTCGCCTTCTATGACAGGCTTGTCCAGCTTTGTAAAACACACGGAAGCAAAATCTATCTTCCGTCCGGCGCCATAGGAGGATTGGATGTAGTGAAGGCTGCCATGGCGCTGGGTGAATTGGATTCGGTATCCATTACAACAAGAAAGCCGCCCCAAGCCCTTGGCAAAGAACCGATCGCGGACGAACTGGTTTTGTTTGAGGGATCTGCTGAAGAAGCTATCAAAATGTTCCCTCAAAATATAAATGTATCTATCATTCTTTCCCTAGCGGGGATAGGGGGTGAGAAAACACGGGTGACGATCATTGCCGATCCGAAAGTGAGGCGGAACAACCATTTTATCGAAGCGGCAGGTTCATTCGGGAAAATCACAGTAAATTTGGAAAACAATCCGATGCCCAACAATCCGAAAACAAGCTATTTGGCTGCGTTAAGCGTGTTGGCAACCTTAAAAAATCAAAATGAAGTGACTCGAATCGGGTGA
- a CDS encoding MFS transporter, with product MLNNQKRWIYIALPIFFFWFFGQIDKLGISVIQTDPGFLQDLGLTGPDKNAKIGLLTFAFTVSYALSNVFWGFVIDKIGARKTAIFGVSVWTVTMVLGALASSYQMFMVSRIILGIGEGMMIPVCGKFISSWFNRREIGRAQASWIAGNYMGPAIGAVILSLVIATMHWHAAFYILALCNLFINIPMFIFLTRDTPEEHPGIRKQELSYIRQADPNEQGQSKQMFVQDYRYWIVWIGMLAASFLFFGLSIWLPTYLIQAKHFAREAMTGITSLSWLFALGFVLVCGFLADKTRRPGLLATILFGLCAVFLTVASVTSSPIIAGFCLGLAMGTQGGVFHLSNLFIVKYSTPETAGRAAGLMGFTNILGGFSSYIMGWMRDKAGGDFGPSIVMLIVVAGIGAVAYLFTLKKEAEEVRKLNAAAAETVPKSSAV from the coding sequence ATGTTGAACAATCAAAAACGCTGGATTTATATCGCACTGCCGATCTTCTTCTTCTGGTTTTTCGGTCAAATTGACAAGTTGGGCATCTCGGTCATCCAAACCGATCCGGGATTTTTGCAAGACCTGGGTCTCACCGGGCCCGACAAAAATGCGAAAATCGGCCTGTTGACGTTCGCATTTACTGTATCCTATGCGCTCTCCAATGTTTTTTGGGGATTCGTCATCGACAAAATCGGCGCGCGAAAAACGGCGATTTTTGGGGTATCCGTATGGACGGTTACGATGGTACTAGGGGCACTTGCTTCTTCGTATCAAATGTTCATGGTGAGCCGTATCATTCTCGGGATCGGTGAAGGAATGATGATTCCTGTTTGCGGCAAGTTTATCTCCAGTTGGTTCAACCGTCGGGAGATTGGACGAGCACAAGCCTCCTGGATTGCCGGGAACTATATGGGGCCGGCTATCGGAGCTGTCATATTGTCGCTGGTGATCGCAACAATGCATTGGCACGCGGCGTTCTATATCCTTGCTCTCTGCAACTTGTTCATTAACATTCCAATGTTCATTTTCTTGACGCGCGATACCCCGGAAGAACATCCTGGCATCAGGAAGCAAGAGCTTTCCTATATCCGACAGGCCGATCCGAATGAGCAGGGACAGTCAAAGCAGATGTTTGTGCAGGATTACCGTTACTGGATCGTTTGGATCGGCATGCTTGCGGCTTCCTTCCTGTTCTTTGGTCTCAGTATCTGGCTGCCGACGTATCTGATCCAGGCGAAACATTTTGCCCGTGAAGCGATGACGGGAATCACATCCTTGTCTTGGCTGTTCGCACTTGGTTTCGTGCTGGTCTGTGGATTTTTGGCTGACAAAACCAGACGTCCCGGTCTGCTTGCAACCATTTTGTTCGGCTTGTGCGCAGTTTTTCTGACAGTAGCCTCTGTTACGTCCAGTCCGATTATAGCAGGATTCTGCTTAGGACTTGCGATGGGAACGCAGGGTGGTGTATTTCACCTTAGTAACCTGTTCATTGTGAAATATTCAACACCCGAGACGGCAGGACGTGCGGCCGGATTGATGGGCTTCACCAACATTCTTGGCGGTTTTTCCAGCTACATCATGGGCTGGATGCGGGACAAAGCGGGCGGTGATTTCGGTCCATCGATTGTGATGTTGATTGTGGTTGCGGGAATCGGTGCTGTCGCCTATTTGTTCACATTGAAAAAAGAAGCGGAGGAAGTTCGCAAACTGAATGCGGCCGCCGCCGAAACGGTGCCGAAATCTAGTGCGGTATAG
- a CDS encoding aromatic ring-hydroxylating dioxygenase subunit alpha, translating to MIKPDVRLDEMTREQAIEYLNETVRPEEGIIPAYILGDPVVYKLEHEKIFMKTWVFLGHESEIPNKGDYMTRDLAGYSVIVARSYDGVIRAFYNMCTHRGMKLCRADKGNKAQFTCPYHGFTFKNSGELIGVPLQQDIYGGQLDFAQLALHQVKIDTYKGLIFGTWNDNPQPLSDFLGDFKWYLDIVVGRTAMEVVGPPQKFIVHSNWKIGSDNFVGDSYHTMVTHGSIAQLGMVPSATYSKKGYQVYTENGHGCNIGMPNPDFAFPEELIPEYKANLSPEQFELMSNVKNIIGNLFPNLSFLVSHTKVKGQLISNTTLRLWKPVGVDKMEVIIWFLVEKNASEDWKKRSREAFVLTFSPSGIFEQDDTEVFTDITAAASGVLPFIKNFNFNYTMGMHREPVKDFPGPGVVYADKFSEASQRNYYRYWLELMKA from the coding sequence ATGATCAAACCGGATGTTCGGTTGGACGAGATGACGCGCGAGCAAGCGATTGAGTATTTAAACGAGACGGTTCGCCCGGAGGAAGGCATTATCCCTGCTTACATTCTAGGGGATCCTGTGGTTTACAAGCTGGAGCACGAAAAAATTTTTATGAAAACATGGGTGTTTCTTGGTCACGAATCGGAGATTCCCAACAAGGGCGATTATATGACGCGGGATCTGGCTGGCTATTCAGTTATCGTTGCCAGAAGCTATGATGGGGTGATCCGCGCGTTCTACAATATGTGCACGCACCGGGGAATGAAACTGTGTCGCGCCGACAAAGGAAACAAAGCGCAATTTACCTGCCCCTACCACGGTTTTACGTTCAAAAACAGTGGCGAATTGATCGGTGTGCCCTTACAGCAGGACATTTACGGCGGTCAGCTTGATTTCGCACAGCTGGCTTTGCATCAAGTGAAGATCGACACATACAAAGGACTTATTTTCGGCACGTGGAACGATAACCCACAGCCTCTGTCAGACTTTCTGGGTGACTTCAAATGGTACCTGGATATCGTCGTCGGCCGGACGGCGATGGAAGTGGTGGGACCACCGCAAAAATTCATCGTTCACTCAAACTGGAAAATCGGTTCCGATAATTTTGTCGGCGATTCGTACCATACGATGGTGACGCACGGTTCGATTGCCCAATTGGGGATGGTGCCAAGCGCCACCTATTCCAAAAAAGGATATCAGGTGTATACGGAGAACGGACATGGTTGCAATATCGGTATGCCAAATCCGGATTTTGCTTTTCCTGAAGAACTGATTCCGGAATATAAAGCGAACCTGTCACCGGAACAATTTGAATTGATGTCCAATGTGAAAAACATCATTGGCAATCTGTTTCCCAACCTGTCGTTTTTGGTCTCTCACACCAAGGTCAAAGGACAGTTGATTTCCAACACGACGCTTCGGCTCTGGAAACCGGTCGGGGTTGACAAGATGGAAGTGATCATCTGGTTCCTGGTGGAGAAAAACGCATCCGAAGACTGGAAAAAGCGTTCTCGGGAAGCGTTTGTCCTTACGTTTAGCCCGTCCGGTATTTTTGAACAGGATGACACAGAAGTTTTTACGGACATTACGGCTGCAGCATCAGGGGTTTTGCCGTTCATAAAAAATTTCAACTTCAATTACACGATGGGCATGCATCGGGAACCGGTGAAAGATTTCCCCGGTCCGGGTGTTGTGTATGCCGACAAGTTTTCGGAAGCAAGCCAGCGGAACTACTATCGTTACTGGTTGGAATTGATGAAAGCGTAA
- a CDS encoding aromatic-ring-hydroxylating dioxygenase subunit beta, whose translation MNMEMVLATYEFEQWLYREAKLLDEIDFDGWFCLLHPDVLYQMPVRVNKEGTERPDYSTDMYAFNDDIDILKMRIDRLKTDYAWAEIPPSRTRRFVSNVRVIEYIPNEKAVVNSYLLIYRNRTTDIHHDLISGERRDEFTWVDGEWKLSKRFFLVDQATLNTRNLAIFV comes from the coding sequence ATGAACATGGAGATGGTGCTGGCAACATACGAATTCGAACAATGGTTGTATCGGGAAGCGAAACTGCTCGATGAGATCGACTTTGACGGATGGTTTTGCCTGCTGCATCCCGATGTACTGTACCAAATGCCGGTTCGCGTGAATAAGGAAGGAACGGAACGGCCGGACTATTCAACCGATATGTATGCGTTTAACGACGATATCGACATTTTGAAAATGCGGATTGACCGATTGAAAACAGATTACGCCTGGGCGGAAATTCCGCCGTCGCGGACACGCCGTTTCGTGAGCAACGTTCGGGTGATCGAATACATCCCGAACGAAAAGGCGGTCGTCAATAGCTATTTGCTCATTTATCGCAACCGGACAACCGACATTCACCATGACCTGATTTCCGGTGAACGACGGGATGAATTCACATGGGTTGACGGTGAATGGAAGCTGTCCAAACGCTTTTTCCTGGTCGATCAGGCAACATTAAATACACGGAATCTGGCAATTTTTGTGTAA
- a CDS encoding 3-(cis-5,6-dihydroxycyclohexa-1,3-dien-1-yl)propanoate dehydrogenase, with protein sequence MAELAGKSVYVTGGASGIGRAVTEAFIKEGATVTILDRSVERLRELEQQFGEVVRCIAGDVTMYDDHVRAVRMATEIWGKLDVLVANAGVFDGFAKFVDVTPGALADAYEMLFAVNVKGYFYAAKAAVDELKRTNGNMIFTVSGAGFYPDGGGVWYTASKHAQVGLMRQLAFELAPDVRVNAVAPGGTLTALNVIRPLQPFVKLVDSETKASSIRRRNPLRIVMSPEDHVGAYVLLASEKSRAITGEVISSDGGLAVRGLG encoded by the coding sequence ATGGCGGAATTAGCCGGAAAATCTGTGTATGTGACGGGCGGTGCCTCCGGCATTGGCAGAGCTGTGACCGAAGCGTTTATCAAGGAAGGAGCCACGGTCACGATTCTCGACCGTTCGGTGGAACGTTTGCGCGAGTTGGAACAACAGTTTGGCGAGGTCGTTCGGTGCATTGCCGGTGATGTCACCATGTACGATGACCATGTACGGGCGGTACGGATGGCGACGGAAATCTGGGGCAAGCTGGATGTGCTTGTTGCGAACGCGGGCGTTTTCGACGGGTTTGCAAAATTCGTCGATGTAACTCCGGGAGCGCTTGCTGATGCGTATGAAATGCTGTTTGCCGTAAACGTCAAAGGTTACTTTTATGCGGCGAAAGCGGCGGTCGACGAACTGAAACGGACGAATGGAAATATGATTTTTACCGTCTCCGGAGCCGGATTTTATCCTGATGGAGGCGGCGTCTGGTATACAGCGAGCAAACATGCGCAAGTCGGATTGATGCGCCAGCTTGCGTTTGAGCTGGCTCCCGATGTGCGAGTGAATGCGGTAGCGCCGGGTGGGACCTTGACAGCACTCAATGTCATCCGTCCGCTGCAGCCGTTTGTCAAGCTGGTGGATAGCGAAACGAAAGCGAGCAGCATCAGGCGGCGAAATCCGCTTCGCATCGTCATGTCTCCCGAGGATCATGTCGGAGCCTACGTATTGTTGGCATCCGAAAAATCTCGTGCAATCACGGGAGAAGTGATTTCGAGCGACGGCGGACTGGCCGTACGCGGTTTGGGTTAG